The Salvelinus fontinalis isolate EN_2023a chromosome 7, ASM2944872v1, whole genome shotgun sequence genomic sequence aaaatccagactacggtttgcacctgcacatggggacaaagatgctactttttggagaaatgtcctctggtctgatgaaacaaaaagagaactgtttggccataatgaccattgttacgtttggaggaaaaagggggatgcttgcaagccaaagaacaccatcccaacagtgaagcacaggggtggcagcatcatgtcgtgggggtgctttgctgcaggagggactggtgtacttcacaaaacagatggcttcatgagggaggaaaattatgtggatatattgaagcaacatctcaagacatcagtcaggaagttaaagcttggtcacaaataggtcttccaaatggacaatgaccccaagcatacttccaaagatgtggcaaaatggcttaaggacaacaaagtcaaggtattggagtggctatcacaaagccctgacctcaaacctatagaaaatctgtgggcagaactgaaaaagtgtgtgcgagcaaggaggcctacaaacctgactcagttaaaccagctctgtcaggaggaatgggccaaaattcacccaacttattgtgggaagcttgtggaaggctacccaaaacgtttgacccacattaaacaatttaaaggcaatgctactaaaatactaattaagtgtatgtaaatttctgacccactgggaatgtgatgaaagaaataaaagctcaaagaaatcattctctatactattattctgacatttcacattcttaaaatagtggtgatcctgactgacctaagacagggaatttttactaagattaaatgtcaggaatggtaagaaactgagtttaaatgtatttggctaaggtgtatgtaaacttctgacttcaactgtgtgttagctgacatgggctaattgattgactgtcagtgactgacataagagaaaaACTACTGATGCACTATCAAAATTCTAACTTACACCTTGTATTCTCCTATTCCTACTCTCAACAGTAAgatgagaccccgactgagttccttATGTTCGCTTATGCCTAGGGCCGGCCCTGTGCgaggggccatgtgagtgtgaaGTGAATTAGATACGGCCATCATCACAAGGATAAGGCATCACACAACAGGCCAGTAAAAACAGAACCAAAGAGCTAGCGACTGTAGAACCAAAGGACACATATGTGGATCCATATTTGTACAGGCATACAGCACCAATAAAAACATGTTTCCCAGTGATAACTACTGTACATCAGGCCTATTCTATCAAAGAGAAACAGATTTGTCAATCATATGAAAGGAACCACAAAATTCATTAGACAATGTGTAAAATTAATATCCAAGTTTCTTGTGAAAATGCTTGTGGAAAAACACTATGAAAAAGGTGCTGTCTAACAGcacagacaatgagaaacaggTGAATACAGCTTGAAAAAATCAAAACATACTGTAAttgtttatttattcatttaataTTACATATTGAATAAGTAAAGGTGCTGAAAATAACCTTGGCAGTGATTTAGGTCTTAATAACATGAACAACCATCACTACAAGCCAAATCTCTAGCTCCCATACAAACCTGCTCCATCTACAGTATTTTCATTACGTCATTGAAAACACTTATACATTTTCCACCATTTTTCTATTTTCCTTTGTCTGTATGAGGAACCATATTTAGAAaaagttgtttaaaaaaagaAGGTTAAACTCGGTTAAAAACTTCAGTCAGTGTATAAACCGTAAGAAATAAGCGATAAATCATACAAAACCGTTTCATTGAGTTTCAGTAGTTTTAACGTAATGTAACAGTGTGTGGATCATAATTAAAGGGACATTTGACTCAGAAATAAATGAATACCTAGaattttactgtagatatatgcGATGGATGAGGTCCAATTTGGAATATGACTGATCTATTCCTTTAATTTCCTAGAATACATTTCTATCATGGTCTGGTACCACGTATGGCAAAGACGGTCAAACAATCTAGGTAATAACTACTGTAAATGTAGTCAAAAATGTATAACTGTCCCTGTGTGTATATtattacatatacacacacatgttaAACTGTAACAAGTTTGCATATTGAAGGAGGAAAATTGTGTTTCTAGCTAAATCTCGTGAAAGAAAGAGTAGTCTTGCGGAGTACACAGCAGACGGTGTGAACAGGACAGTGTGCTGTAGGATTTCATGATTTCAGGTAAAAGGCGGAGGAGAATCCACTAGAAAGATGGAGGTTGATTTTCACTGTTGCACACCTGGGTCACTGTCGTCCCGCTCGTAGCTGATTGGCTGCAGTTGCTGGACGATGTAATTGGCCATCTCGTGTGTTCCTGCAGCGACCACTCTTCGGGACATGAGGTCAAGAGGACCCCCTGGAAAAGAAAAACACATACATATGTTATGTAACAAACACACTCATATACCCACATATTAAAATAAACTATAACAAAATAAAACTATAGATGAATATATTAATCAATCCTAACCCTCAGCACCAAAAGCCTCCCCACTAATAAAAAAAACAACTAAATTAACTATTTCAATGACATTTCTTTTTAGGCACCATAGCAGCCCACTACTAGACTGTTGGAACTGGTTGAAAGGTTGAATGGAGTCTCTTCCAACATTACAGGGAAGGAACTGATAGCTTGGCTTCGCCTGGCCTCAGAGGGCCCTTGTTCTCTCTGGGCTGCCAGACTGAACTGCAGCACACCCAGCAGCTGACCACATGATCCTGACCTCACACCCAGACCAGTCCCTCACACTCTCAACAGTGGTCCTTTTGTGCAACACCCCGGGACTGGGGAGGAAGAGATGAACGAGCCGGGCAGCCAGTCACTTCTTCAGCCGGATATCAAGCTCAGCCTCCACAAAGGCTTCGGAAGTCCATTCACTCATACAGTATCACTCAAGGGATAGCAGCAATCGTGTGAAATACAATACATTATGGATTCTCTTTTTAAAAGTCAGTGAGTCCATTACAATAATGACAGCCTGTAAGAACTGCTTTAATCATACTCTAGGGACTTTTCCATAATAACAGCATGCATTCTTTGCATTCTGTGGAGCCTCAATAGTTATTTTCTCAAGTGAAAGCTCTAGTTAATATATCCATCTCATCTATGTCTCCTCCAGGAGAACCATACAGCTGAGAGCTCAGTTTGAGACCAGATAACAGAGGACAGACGggacaaattatttaaaaaaacattgacTGCTTGTGAAACCGGTTCCCATCACCCATCGACCATCATTGACTAGAAGTAACATATTCTATTCTAGAACCCCCACCTGAGGTGTCTATGACGACCCCCCCGGCCTCTCGGATGATGACAGCTGCGGCGGCGATGTCCCAGCAGTGCAGGCCGTACTGATAGTAGGCCTCAGCCGCCCCCGTTGCTATCAGACACAGGGCCAGGGTGGAGCTGCCGATGATCCTCACCCTGGAACACAAGGAGTAGCCTAGGGCCGTGTGTATCAAGCGTCTCAGaataagagtgctgatctagggtcaggtcccccctgtccatgtaatcttattaattgttatctaaaaggcaaaactgatcctaaaccagcactcctactctgagacattttaaatgtacggcccctggtcccagatcaggtTGTGACAATGGCCATAGGAGTTGGCGAGAAAGATCAAACAGATCTGGTACCAGGCTATTCAAGGAAAGTCTAGGGCCAAAATACATCACTGTATTGACATTTGGAGCGTGCCACATAGACCCGGTAATCCCTCCCTGTTTTagtctgttttcttccgtttggtgcctaatgaagatGACCCAGAATGACCACTGACAGTATTGGAGAGCAAACAGTCAGTTCGTACCCATGAGTTGGAGCACTCAGTAACTTCATGATGTTCCCTGAGAAAATGTTCAGTGTTGCTGGGTCCCGCTTGGCTCCGATCTCGGTCAAAATGAGCGCCTTGGAGACATCTGACAGTCGTTGGGAATAGAAAAACAGCTTTAGATTAGGATAATGGATACAGTACAGGTGTGGgaacttaatttgatcactcttttgttgctgagaattttcctgcaccgcAGGTGACAGATatttgtgatttacataaattcactgaaaacccacagttatattaacagtattgcacctTTCATGTAGTCTAATTTTGGCAAAGTAAATAGCCTAATCACAAATGTTTGAATcctattgctgcaggattatttggCTGTGACAATATAGGTCAATGGAGATTTTATATCTGTACATTTTGGTAAacgaatatttttttaaacataaattaacctctcttgggtagggggcagtattttcacctccggatgaaaagcgtgcccaaagtaaactgtctgttactcaggcccagaagctaggatatacacataataattggtagatttggatagaaaacactctaaagttcccAAAATTGttaaaatgatgtctgtgagtataacagaactgatatggcaggcgaaaacctgagaaaaatccatccaggaagtggaatTATTTTCATGTGCCTGTTTTTCAACTCAATGCCTATAGAGAATCCAATGGGTTAGGaatcagattgcagttcctatggcttccactagatgtcaacagtctttagacatggtttcaggcttttattttgaaaaacgaCGAGTAAACAGCCATTTTGGTCAGAGGACAGAGGAACTTTGCAGACCTGATTCGGCGCGCAGTTTGTtatttttcctttctattgaaaacggtattgtccggttgaaatattattgattataaaGACAATAAatataatcgcatggtatgctttcgccataaagcctttttgaaatctgacacagaggctggattaacaagaagttcatctttcagccgatgtataacacttgtatattTTATGAATGCTTATTATGTGTATtcatgtattttgaatttggcgctctgcaattttaccggatgttggccaggtgggacgctagcgtcccacatatcctagagagaTTAATCAATCAAGCTTTTGATAATTCTACATTGTACAATGTTTGAGTTGCTTCCCTTGGTAGTTTAACACATTACAATCCACTCTGAAAATGTGGGTGTGTCACACAAAACAACAAGGAGAAGTTGACTTACCTTTTTCCTTTGATACTTGGATCCTTACACCATTGCAAAATGCCCCATGGCCTTTTCTAGCTGTGTATAATGTTCCATCGAAGCAATGGTAGATCACTCCAAACTCAAGCTACATTTGAAAACAAATGAATAATAATGAGAATATTTTCAACTTGATAAATTGTGTTTACCCACATTTCTCATGCTTACCTCTTTCTTTACAGCGAAACCAATGCTAACTGCAACCATGGGGAAACTGAGAAAATCAAGTACATCATCAGTAAATCATCTTTGGTGATCGTATTCTATCGACGACTAAGCAttcatcttttatttttattaacagCTATGTTCTCTTGATTTCAACATGTATAGGTCCAAATCTCTAATCTGAGGAAAATGCTGTTGTGTATATAT encodes the following:
- the impa2 gene encoding inositol monophosphatase 2, which encodes MATSESDKCWQECMDVAVEVACRAGKVVQEAVKHEKSVSTKSTPTDLVTEADQQVEELIISTLRDKFPSHSFIGEESSAAGEKCILTDSPSWIIDPIDGTCNFVHSFPMVAVSIGFAVKKELEFGVIYHCFDGTLYTARKGHGAFCNGVRIQVSKEKDVSKALILTEIGAKRDPATLNIFSGNIMKLLSAPTHGVRIIGSSTLALCLIATGAAEAYYQYGLHCWDIAAAAVIIREAGGVVIDTSGGPLDLMSRRVVAAGTHEMANYIVQQLQPISYERDDSDPGVQQ